The genomic segment tgtctGAGAGAACCTCTTCCTAATGTCTGAGCACGTGAACCGCCACtacccagtgtgaattcgctggtgttttAGTAGGCTAgctgcctgagtgaatcccttcccacagtctgggcaggtgaatggcttctccccagtgtgaattcgctggtgcatCTGAAGGTTGGATGATTGAGTGAaggtcttcccacagtctgagcaagtgaacggcctctctccagtgtgaactcgctgatgtaccttcagttgagatgagcaactgaatcccttcccacagtctgagcaggtgaatggcctcttcccACTGTGAACCCGCTGGTGTGCCAGCGGATCAGAtgactgagagaatctcttcccacgtTCTGAGcgggtgaacagcctctccccagtgtgaactcgctggtgtgccagcagatcagatgaccgagtgaatcctttcccacattctgagcaggtgaatggcctctccccaatgtgaactcgctggtgtttcagTAGGCTAGCTgcctgaatgaatcccttcccacagattgggcaggtgaacggcttctccccagtgtgaattcgctggtgcatCTGAAGGTTGGATGATTGAGTGAaggtcttcccacagtctgagcaagtgaacggcctctctccagtgtgaactcgctgatgtaccttcagttgagatgagcaagtgaatcccttcccacattctgagcaggtgaatggcctctccccattgtgaactcgctggtgtgccagcagatcagatgaccgagtgaatcccttcccacgttCTGAGcgggtgaacagcttctccccagtgtgaactcgctggtgtctcagtaggctAGTtgtctgagtgaatcccttcccacagtcagagcaggtgaacggcctctcccctgtgtgaactgaccagtgtcgctgtaggtgggatgactgggtGAATGTCtttccacagactgagcaggtgaacggcctctccctggtgtgaactgactggtgtctctgcaggTGAGATAGTAAAgtgaatccttttccacagtctgggcaggtgaacggcttctcccctatGTGAAATTGGTGGTGTCTATGAAGGTCAGCTGGTCgatggaatcccttcccacagacagagcaggtgaatggcctgtccccagtgtgaaatcgctggtgTATTAGTAGGCTGGATGAtagagtgaatccctttccacaatctgagcaggtgaacggcctctctccggtgtgaactcgctgatgtaccttcagttgagatgatttaatgaatcccttcccacagtccgagcaggtgaactgcTGCTCCCTGGTATGAACTCGCTGGGGAGCCATTAGGCcaaatgaccgagtgaatccttccccacaaattcagcagatgaccagcctctgccttgtgtgaactgactggtgtgtccacaggtgggatgatCGACTGAAtcacttctcacacacagaacagattgGCCTTGTCCAATGTGAACTACCTGATGTACCTTAAGTTgaaatgaccgagtgaatccacccctacagtctgagcagctgaacagcctctcccctgtgtaaaatgacagacttgccagtcggtcagatgatcgagtcaatccctcccacagtctgagcaggaaggatgatcgagtgaatcccttgctccacttcttaaatatctggacagggaccgcaaaactggcgtgttgttctcgagattcccgtagacaaattccttgtcatttttaacctgtaaaaacatTTACAAGATCTAtcagtgggtgtaggacaacatttctggtgagatcacttgagttgtcaaggtgtgaactgacatcacactgttacagtgaggttcaacacaagttggagagagaaatcttctaaatgggcacagtgctggtatctggaatgaccatcaaattctctgacccccttcctgtctctatgagaatggggtatttctgccatctccaatctgtgacctggctcagtttgactctctccattggtattattccctgttcccactgagctgcatgggttcctggccccacagtaactgaaacactctcacacaaatagctggcagtgtattccacgcacccaccactctctgtgtaaaaaacttacccctgacatcccctcggtatctatttccaagcaccttaaaactacactACCTTGTcttcgccatttcagccctgggaaaaaaaaacctctggctatccacacgatcaatgcccctcatcatcttatacacctaacaAAAAGCTCTAAACATATACaatgaaattatacattgctttgaggatttgttagaagtactgtatacaaaattatgagggtacacatggggtagatgcaagcagctttttccactgcggttgggtgggattacaaccagaggtcatgggtaaatggggaaggtgaaaatttaacaggaATATTTGGAAAAGCTCATTACTGAAATTggcgtgagagtgtggaatgagatgccagcagaggtggtgaacatgagctcggtttcaccatttaaaaaaaagtttggatgggagcctggatggtaggggtatggagggcaatggtcccagtgcaggtagttaCATTAGACAGCCTAAATGTtttttcggcattgactagatgggccaaatagcctgtctctgtactgaacttctccatgtttctatgacaaagaagctggccaaacttgtttggaagggatacAGTAGGAGTGACAACGaagcagcaatggctgcagtttctgggagcaatttggaagctgagtgatcgatacatcccaaagaagtggaagcattggaaaggtaggaggacacaaccgtgtctgaaatgagaagccaaagccaaagagagggcaaataatagagcaaaaactactggaaagcttttagaaaccaatagaagatgactaaaaaaaaagtcagatgatCTCAGAGCATGGAatcatgatattgtagtcattaatgaatcTTGGTCGCACCCAACAgactgaggcatttagaggaacaaaatatcccgggCCTCAATGTCTCTTGAAAACCCAGGTTCCCTGTACCAGTTACCttccaacttttattttggcaggcagaTAAAAAggtgtcagatcctttctgataccattaatattaatctttctccaatttagaatctcaacccatgatcCAGACCTCTCGTTTTccgtatttactttgaatctcatggcataatagaacatagaatagtacagcacagtacaggcccttcggcccacagtgttgtgccgaccctcaaaccctgcctcccataaaagcccccaccttagattcctccatatacctgtctggtagtctcttaaacttcactagtgtatctgcctccaccactgactcaggtattgagttccactcaccaaccactctgtgaataaaaaaaccttcctctaatatcccctttgaacttcccaccccttactttaaagccatgtcctcttatattgagcagtggtgccctggggaagagacactggctgtccaatctatctattcctcttaatgtcttgtatacctctatcatgtctcctctcattctccttctctccagagagtaaagccccagctcccttaatctctgatcataatgcatactctctaaaccaggcagcatcctggtaaatctcctctgtaccttttccaatgcttccacatccttcctatagtgaggtgaccagaactggacacagtactccaagtatggcctcaccagagttttatagagccgcaTCATTAcaccatgactcttaaactctatccatcgacttatgaaagctaatactccataagctttcttaactaccctatctacctgtgaagcaactttcagggatctgtgtaatttctgtcaccagccctggatcattttcCAACAGCTTATTGCCCACTTCTACATCAGGAATTCTATGttctgattaagggcacatttgataaactctaccccatctagtccttttaaagtatgtgagtcccagtcaatgtatggaaagttaaaatcacttactgaatcaaactttgtttcttggcatggtctgcaatctctctacaaatttgttcctccaaatccCTCAGAcagttgggtgcaaccaagttacaataatggctacaataacaTAATTCCTTGTCCTGACCACAGTACAGCTTTCctacaatgcttcttgcattgcgatatacacagctcagcacattcatcgcaccatgctcaaccttttgattgctggCCCTACCTGAGGTCtgaacatctgactggtgtcatgaaaacaaactctccctcattgtcacaaaaacaaaggagctgattgtggacgacaggaggaatggagacaggctaacccctattgacatcaatggatctggggttgagagggtgaacagctttaagttccttggcataaacatcaccgaggatttcACATGGTCTGTAAgcaccggctgtgttgtgaaaagagcacaacagctcctctttcacctcagatggttgaagaagtttgggatggtgtcccaaatcctaaaaactttctacagggacacaactgagagcatcctgactggctgcatcgctgcctggtatgggaactgtacttcccacaatcacaggaacctgcagagagcggtgcagacagcccaacgcatctgtagatgtgaacttcccactattcaggacatgtgCAGTGACAGGAGTGTAGAAAAGGCCCAAAGGATATTAGGGACCTGAATCACctcaatcacaaactgttcctgctgctaccagccaagaaacagtaccacagcaaaaggaccaacaggctccgggacatcatcttccaccaggccatcagactgattaattcatgctgatacaattgcacttctctgttatattgactgttctatgtacaaactatttataataaattacacattgcacatttagacagagacgtaacgtaaagatttctactcctcatgtatatgaaggatgtatgtgataaagtcaattcaattcaattcactatccactatctgttctgtcattctggctcccattccccctacaacttattttaaccacatcaaccaccccccacccacaccagctccagcaagccttaccactaggatattagtcccctcttgttctgttcccctaacgaacgaatcccctatcacccccttgactttcctctgccaggtaatcttcatcaccccccccccaccaagagtttctaaagtggtccacctctTGTTGTGTGAgatagcaacaagagtactctgcaatggctatttaacctcatttcccttcctgactctcacccagtttcctgtgtcctgcacctttggtgtaactcacctctcttcatgtcatatctatcaccccctccaactcctggatgatccggaattctccatttcaagttccaactccttaaagtgcagggttacaagctgcagctggatgcatatcttgtaggtgagggcatcagggacactggatgtctccccaccaatgtcccctccaATTTGTAATAACCAGTGTGAACATAAAACTTGTATTGTgcatttttttacccagtgacaaaaaGTGcatagtgaattttatatagggAGGTATTCAtattaacagctagcaaataacTGTAGATAGGAactttaatctcctctgggtatgatcgagttcatctgcactctcacacaacctatgtagcaggccgtaacgggtaatgaaggattttctcaccagagattttgcacattgtccagatgtggtttgcttgctgaattacactttaaaaagtcagatttcaaaaTATCACTGCAAAaactgcaaattctccagcaacttttgcatcaccacaatacaaccagtttctgtattgtgcataaatatttcccctgaaccctcccccaaatGACTGATGGTGGTAAACTCGTTGATGgtaatgccaatgaatataaagGGAAGCGCAGtattctgtctcattggagtctggcacatttgtgatgtgaaagctatttcttgcccagggcaaaggtgtttgatatcattatgtatacagagtgaatgggtcaatacatgtcctcacgggtagaaaggtccagaacaagaggaggtagaacaagcaacacacacaaaatgctggaagaactcagcaggccaggcagcatctatggaaaagtgtactaatgctgaattccggcattttgtgtgtgttgcttggatttccagcatctgcagaatgtcccttgtttgtgattggaggtagaacaaaggtgattttctcaactggtgatgcaaaagattttgttccctttctccgagttcctaatcattgcatttagacagctggagctcagctctgtctgagagatccatcggtttccattccctcatcagccggaatcTCCCCGGGATCCGTGcagggatcgtggggctgagagaaggggaagagaacaggactgtcccgggatcgcGGAGCATAGTTTCCGGGAGTCAcagcaattgcccctcagtcgGTAGTGAAAACGGGCGCACGGAGAAACACTTACCGGCAGCGACATCCGAGGCCTTTTATGGACtacgcatgcgtgatattcgggactTTCCgaaaccctgacgcctgcgcattcgatcAGTGCTTCAGAGACGGCGAGAATTGTTACGCAGAGCTttctgggtaatcacggtgccattgaaAGTTTCCGCAAGCACCGGTTCAAGTACATACCTCAGTGTTTGTGTGTAGAAAACTGAGCACCTCTTTTAACGCAGAAAGCAGCTCTAATAAAACAATacacttaatatcagcaaactttcctcgtgtttaatgccaaagtagaacgttcttacaaatgcagatataaaacacaagagattctgctgttgctggaaatgcagacatatacacataaaatgctggaggaactctgcagttcaggcagcaactaagcagaggagtacacagccaatgcatgctgaaggggctcggcctgaacgctgtccatttattcttctccacattgactgcctgatctgttgatttccaccagtatttCGCAGAAATTAAACACTTTTTTTTCGATcaatcagtttccaaatgtttctgatctttcatttttaGCCGCATCCTGCTGTTctgattcctcttcttcctccttcttGTAAATTCTAGTTCCCATCTCTTTCTGGAACCCCAAAGTCCTGACTCAGGCTGGTAACTCTTTGATTTCTGACTCccctccatcgaagattcactcgttCGTCTGCTGTATGACTTTAGAGGCGCGTTGCAACAACCcaactgtctgaggcacagtcctttgaaattagtgaaaatgacaccaaaagttgaaaagagcagggaaggagGAGTTTAACCGCCTTAGTCCGGAGCCCTGAAGAACgtgaaaaccacagtgagcacatTGTCTTATTCCGTCTGGAGAGAATCATGCAGGAAattgatacaggtgtataagataatgagaggcattggttgtgtggatagccagaggcttttcccaggactGATTTTCCTTCCTGGTGAGAAGTTGCTGGTGCTACAGCAGCTGGGATGGTTtagtaaaactctttgctcactccggacagaaatgtggcctctacgCGTCTACTTATTGTGAACTCACtggagcatcacaaggtgggttaactgaatgagtctcttcgcacacacggagcaggtgaacggccgcttcccagcgcgaagctgttggtgtatctgcgatggccgactgaagcccttccaaaatgagagccagtgaatgacgTCACACTGCCAGTaacgtcatggcaatgtatccaatcagatcacggacatggacacgtgatcggGCTCTCTTTGTAGCGAGTGGGgtgctgtcttctccagcatctccgcctcTACAGtcaaggatcggcggcattcaagcgctggtgaactgacagatacaGCGGAACTAACGTGCTGTTGTATTTGTGACTAccatacacaaatcctttgacttttctacactgttaaaagtttacaaagcaCGTCAGTGGGTGAAGTACAACATTTCAACTTAGAAAATTTCAGCCTCCATGGTTTCTTCTGATAAAAACAATTTCACAGCTCAAAACAATTTGGAGGaaccagaaacacacacaaaaaatgctggtggaacgcagcaggccaggcagcatctataggaagaggtacagtcgacgtttcgggccgagacccttcgtcaggactaactgaaagaagagatagtaagatatttaaaagtgggagggggagggggagggggagatccgaaatgacaggagaagacaggaggggaggggtggatcaaagatctggaaagttgattggcaaaagggatacgaggctggaaaagggagaggatcatgggaggggaagcctggggagagagaaggcgggaggggagcccagagggtggagaacgGGCAAGGAgtcatagtgagagggacagagggagaaaaaagagagagaaaaaatggggaaaataacaaatatatttttaaaaataaataagaggtggggtgtgaaggggaagaGGAGCATGAACGGAAGTTAAAGTGGTCAATATACATGCCATAGTGTTGGAGGCTccctagacggaatataaagtgttgttcctgcaacctgagtatggcttcatcttgacagtagaggagggatagaccatatcagaatgggaatgggacgtggaattaaaatgtgtggccactggaataaCAAGACTCTTCCCGGGCCTGCAGGATGTCTCAGTCGGTGTTGTAGGGACCGGTGCTTGgagcccagttgttcccaaactgtgtcaacaGTTTGGCTGAGGGACTAAATCAATATTCCTCAGTCTGCTATTGACAAAAAAAAAGTagatttatatcctgaaaatgcCACCAGCTATATATTAGATCCCGAGAGTTTCGGGAGtttggaaaaaataaataagggtgTCTGTGGGTTTTTGTTTCCCGGGGTTTGTTTCCACGCCCTGATATCGATGGAGTGAAGCCGGAGTTCAGAGCCGACACAAGCGGGGTCCGATACAG from the Mobula birostris isolate sMobBir1 chromosome 13, sMobBir1.hap1, whole genome shotgun sequence genome contains:
- the LOC140207672 gene encoding uncharacterized protein, yielding MAPQRVHTREQQFTCSDCGKGFIKSSQLKVHQRVHTGERPFTCSDCGKGFTLSSSLLIHQRFHTGDRPFTCSVCGKGFHRPADLHRHHQFHIGEKPFTCPDCGKGFTLLSHLQRHQSVHTRERPFTCSVCGKTFTQSSHLQRHWSVHTGERPFTCSDCGKGFTQTTSLLRHQRVHTGEKLFTRSERGKGFTRSSDLLAHQRVHNGERPFTCSECGKGFTCSSQLKVHQRVHTGERPFTCSDCGKTFTQSSNLQMHQRIHTGEKPFTCPICGKGFIQAASLLKHQRVHIGERPFTCSECGKGFTRSSDLLAHQRVHTGERLFTRSERGKRFSQSSDPLAHQRVHSGKRPFTCSDCGKGFSCSSQLKVHQRVHTGERPFTCSDCGKTFTQSSNLQMHQRIHTGEKPFTCPDCGKGFTQAASLLKHQRIHTG